Proteins from a genomic interval of Papaver somniferum cultivar HN1 chromosome 4, ASM357369v1, whole genome shotgun sequence:
- the LOC113274480 gene encoding uncharacterized protein LOC113274480, giving the protein MSEAARTVMIRNVSNVIPIYHMQSFKLPDVTIKKLNYAQQAFWRNKKTNKDLQNPSQPKQGCSVSHNYTHVHQLFTVGTAEWDKDLLNILFSVTIVDFILSISIHPARSDRMIWILEKNESFSVKSSYHKMMQESSLSQPVDIRMSKIYCRLWKLPTLPRIKHFLWKAISDLLSTKNVLGPAVVGEDDSCPMCNLHPESATHLIMNCTFSRAIWFATLGWTSNSTGSLQEWIASWFDILQNGSIKEAEIINRVIIAWNIWTTRCNKVLQQKNPTPEVIIQQCKTLMDEHTLMTYNSLQPSLRVNRVNVH; this is encoded by the exons ATGTCTGAAGCTGCACGGACGGTAATGATCAGGAATGTTTCTAATGTTATTCCTATCTATCATATGCAAAGCTTTAAACTACCAGATGTTACCATTAAGAAGTTGAATTATGCTCAACAagctttctggagaaataagaagACTAATAAAG ATCTTCAAAATCCTTCTCAACCAAAGCAAGGTTGTAGTGTTTCTCATAATTATACACATGTGCATCAACTCTTCACGGTAGGTACGGCAGAGTGGGACAAAGATCTTCTCAATATCTTATTCAGTGTAACGATAGTCGATTTCATCTTGTCCATTTCCATCCATCCTGCACGGTCTGATAGGATGATCTGGATACTGGAGAAAAACGAGTCTTTTTCAGTGAAGTCTAGTTATCATAAGATGATGCAGGAGTCCTCTCTTTCTCAACCAGTGGATATAAGAATGAGCAAAATTTATTGCAGGTTATGGAAGTTGCCTACTTTACCAAGAATTAAACACTTTTTATGGAAGGCTATTTCAGATCTCCTCTCCACAAAAAATGTTCTTGGTCCTGCTGTTGTTGGAGAAGATGATTCTTGTCCAATGTGTAATCTTCATCCAGAGTCTGCAACTCATCTGATTATGAACTGCACTTTTTCAAGAGCAATTTGGTTTGCTACATTGGGTTGGACTTCTAACTCGACAGGCTCCCTGCAAGAATGGATTGCAAGCTGGTTTGATATCTTGCAGAATGGTTCCATCAAAGAAGCTGAAATAATTAACAGAGTTATTATTGCTTGGAACATTTGGACAACAAGATGCAACAAAGTGCTTCAGCAGAAAAATCCTACTCCTGAAGTGATTATTCAACAATGCAAAACATTGATGGATGAGCACACTCTCATGACTTATAACTCCCTTCAGCCTTCTCTTAGAGTTAATCGTGTTAATGTTCATTGA